One genomic window of Halococcus sediminicola includes the following:
- a CDS encoding elongation factor EF-2, whose translation MGRRKKIVQECERLMDNPENIRNIAIAAHIDHGKTTLTDNLLAGAGMISSDLAGEQLAMDTEEDEQERGITIDAANVSMTHEYQDTNHLINLIDTPGHVDFGGDVTRAMRAVDGALVVVDAVEGTMPQTETVVRQALREGVKPALFINKVDRLINELQEGPEEMQERLQTVIGDVNELIRGMAEDKYENEGWKVSVQDGTVAFGSALYNWATSLPQMQETGIDFADIIEYNRNDNIDELREHSPLSNVVLDMVAEHFPNPVKAQPERVPTVWRGDDTTELAEGMRLVDDEGDVVFMVTDIGIDPHAGEIATGRLFSGTLERGQDLYVSGTAGQNRIQSVGIFMGGEREEVERVPAGNIAAVTGLRDAIAGSTVSSVEMTPFESIEHISEPVITKSVEAQNMDDLPKLIKTLQQVSKEDPTIRVEINEDTGEHLISGQGELHLEVITQRIERNQGIPVTTGEPIVVFREAVQEPSETVEGQSPNRHNRFYLTVEPLPEDVVETLKRGEASMDMPETERREALQEAGMDKDTSQNVETIHGTNILIDDTKGIQHLNETMELVVEGWEEALDDGPLAAEPVQGTIIRLEDARLHEDAIHRGPAQVIPAVRQAVHGALIDGRISMLEPIQNVRIDVPSEHMGPASGEIQGRRGRVDDMYQEGDLMVVEGVAPVDEMIGFASDIRSATEGRASWNTENAGFQVMADNLQPDTIMEIRERKGMKLELPASVDYF comes from the coding sequence ATGGGCCGACGTAAGAAGATCGTTCAGGAATGCGAGCGGCTGATGGACAATCCGGAGAACATCCGGAACATCGCCATCGCCGCACATATCGACCACGGCAAGACCACCCTCACCGACAACCTGCTCGCGGGCGCGGGCATGATCTCCTCGGACCTCGCCGGCGAGCAGTTGGCGATGGACACCGAAGAGGACGAGCAGGAACGCGGTATCACCATCGACGCGGCGAACGTCTCGATGACCCACGAGTATCAGGACACCAACCACCTCATCAACCTCATCGACACGCCGGGTCACGTGGACTTCGGTGGCGACGTCACGCGGGCGATGCGGGCGGTCGACGGCGCGCTGGTGGTCGTCGATGCGGTCGAGGGGACGATGCCCCAGACCGAGACCGTGGTACGGCAGGCGCTGCGAGAAGGTGTCAAACCTGCGCTGTTCATCAACAAGGTCGATCGCCTGATCAACGAACTCCAAGAGGGGCCCGAGGAGATGCAGGAGCGCCTGCAAACCGTGATCGGCGACGTCAACGAACTCATCCGCGGGATGGCCGAGGACAAGTACGAAAACGAGGGTTGGAAGGTCTCCGTACAGGACGGCACTGTGGCCTTCGGGTCGGCGCTCTACAACTGGGCGACCAGCCTGCCCCAGATGCAGGAGACGGGCATCGACTTCGCCGACATCATCGAGTACAACCGGAACGACAACATCGACGAACTCCGCGAGCACTCGCCGCTCTCGAACGTCGTCCTCGACATGGTCGCCGAACACTTCCCGAACCCCGTCAAGGCCCAGCCCGAGCGGGTGCCCACCGTCTGGCGTGGCGACGACACCACCGAACTCGCCGAGGGGATGCGCCTCGTCGACGACGAGGGTGATGTCGTCTTCATGGTGACCGACATCGGTATCGATCCCCACGCCGGCGAGATCGCCACCGGACGCCTGTTTTCCGGGACTCTCGAACGCGGACAGGACCTCTACGTCTCGGGGACTGCGGGGCAAAACCGCATCCAGTCGGTGGGTATCTTCATGGGTGGCGAGCGCGAGGAGGTCGAGCGCGTTCCCGCGGGGAACATCGCCGCCGTCACCGGGCTTCGGGACGCGATCGCCGGTTCCACAGTGTCGTCGGTCGAGATGACGCCGTTCGAGTCCATCGAGCACATCTCCGAACCGGTCATCACGAAATCCGTCGAGGCACAGAACATGGACGACCTGCCGAAGCTCATCAAGACCCTCCAGCAGGTCTCGAAAGAAGACCCCACGATTCGAGTGGAGATCAACGAGGACACCGGCGAGCACCTGATCTCGGGACAGGGCGAACTCCACCTCGAAGTCATCACCCAGCGCATCGAGCGCAATCAGGGCATCCCCGTGACGACTGGTGAACCGATCGTCGTCTTCCGCGAGGCCGTCCAGGAACCCTCCGAGACGGTCGAAGGCCAGTCGCCGAACCGTCACAACCGCTTTTACCTGACCGTTGAACCGCTCCCGGAGGACGTCGTCGAGACGCTCAAACGCGGCGAAGCGTCGATGGACATGCCCGAAACCGAACGCCGCGAGGCGCTTCAGGAAGCCGGCATGGACAAGGACACCTCCCAGAACGTCGAGACTATCCACGGCACCAACATCCTCATCGACGACACGAAGGGCATCCAGCACCTCAACGAGACGATGGAACTCGTCGTCGAGGGCTGGGAAGAGGCGCTCGACGACGGTCCCCTCGCCGCCGAACCCGTTCAGGGGACCATCATCCGTCTCGAAGACGCCCGCCTGCACGAGGACGCCATCCACCGCGGTCCGGCGCAGGTCATCCCGGCGGTCCGACAGGCCGTCCACGGCGCGCTCATCGACGGCCGTATCTCGATGCTCGAACCGATCCAGAACGTGCGTATCGACGTTCCCTCCGAACACATGGGTCCCGCTTCCGGCGAGATCCAGGGCCGCCGTGGCCGCGTCGACGACATGTATCAAGAGGGCGATCTGATGGTCGTCGAGGGCGTCGCGCCGGTCGACGAGATGATCGGCTTTGCTTCCGACATCCGCTCGGCCACCGAGGGCCGTGCCTCGTGGAACACCGAGAACGCCGGCTTCCAGGTGATGGCCGACAACCTCCAGCCCGACACGATCATGGAGATCCGCGAGCGCAAGGGCATGAAGCTCGAACTGCCCGCGAGCGTCGATTACTTCTAA
- a CDS encoding amino acid-binding protein, whose translation MSDPSASLSTYTVRLELVDEPGELLRALDPIADNGGNLLSIFHERGSLTPRGHIPVEVDLEATPERFETIVAALREAGVNVIRAGAERYGEELTVILVGDLVETDLSDTLSRVECASASVADVALSAPDGTDEPSSARLRLATETGQRERALDTVRTVADEKDLHLVEPLAGGDR comes from the coding sequence ATGAGCGACCCATCGGCGTCGCTCTCGACCTATACTGTTCGACTCGAACTCGTCGACGAACCCGGCGAGTTGCTCCGCGCGCTCGACCCGATCGCCGACAACGGCGGCAACCTCCTCTCGATCTTCCACGAGCGCGGCTCGCTCACTCCCAGAGGCCACATCCCCGTCGAGGTCGATCTGGAGGCGACGCCCGAGCGCTTCGAAACCATCGTCGCGGCCCTGCGCGAGGCGGGCGTGAACGTCATCCGGGCCGGCGCGGAGCGCTACGGCGAGGAACTCACGGTCATCCTCGTCGGCGATCTCGTCGAGACCGACCTCTCGGATACCCTCTCGCGCGTCGAGTGTGCGAGTGCCTCCGTGGCCGACGTCGCGCTCTCGGCACCCGATGGGACCGACGAGCCGTCGAGCGCGCGACTCCGACTGGCGACCGAGACCGGCCAGCGCGAGCGCGCGCTCGACACCGTTCGGACGGTTGCCGACGAGAAGGACCTCCACCTCGTCGAACCGCTGGCGGGAGGTGACCGATGA